From Nematostella vectensis chromosome 14, jaNemVect1.1, whole genome shotgun sequence, a single genomic window includes:
- the LOC5518852 gene encoding dnaJ homolog subfamily B member 4, with product MGKNYYDILGVKKDASDQELKKAYKKQAFKYHPDKNKDPGAEEKFKEIAEAYEVLSDPQKREIFDQYGEGLKGGVPPPGAGGADGFQMPEGFTYFQFHGDPRATFSRVFGDEDPFKDFMDTAFRGNMPFGFSQSNVTSGPSYSRQRSSSYEDIPGFFSQRQRMQDPPVEKELFVSLEELLTGTTKKLKIIKRVLNSNGHGTRSEEKILTVNVKKGWKAGTRITFPKEGDQKPGRIPADIVFTIKDKKHEHFTRDNDNNILYTVKISLRDALTGYSSNITVPVPTLDHRVVNVPLNDIVKPGSKKRIKGEGLPLPKIPGQRMDMLVTFEVVFPSRLAPANVDALRNILPP from the exons ATGGGCAAGAATTATTACGACATTTTGGGAGTAAAGAAAGATGCGAGCGACCAGGAGCTGAAGAAAGCGTACAAAAAGCAAGCATTCAAATACCACCCcgataaaaacaaagaccCTGGAGCCGAGGAGAAGTTCAAGGAAATCGCAGAAGCTTACGAGGTTCTTAGTGATCCCCAGAAACGAGAGATATTTGATCAATATGGGGAAGGTTTGAAAGGTGGCGTACCACCTCCAGGAGCTGGAGGCGCCGATGGATTTCAAATGCCAGAAGGGTTTACATATTTCCAGTTTCACGGGGATCCGCGAGCAACTTTTTCTCGCGTGTTTGGAGACGAAGACCCTTTTAAAG ACTTCATGGATACTGCATTTCGGGGGAATATGCCATTTGGTTTCAGTCAATCGAATGTTACCTCTGGTCCCAGCTACTCCAGACAGCGATCTTCGTCCTATGAAGATATCCCAGGGTTCTTTTCCCAGCGTCAAAGAATGCAAGATCCACCCGTTGAAAAAGAGCTCTTTGTTTCACTTGAAGAGCTACTGACAGGCACAACCAAAAAGCTGAAGATCATAAAAAGAGTGTTAAACTCTAATGGTCATGGCACTCGTTCTGAGGAAAAAATCTTAACAGTAAATGTGAAGAAAGGCTGGAAGGCTGGAACCAGAATCACATTCCCAAAAGAAGGTGACCAGAAACCTGGAAGAATTCCAGCAGATATTGTCTTCACCATTAAAGACAAGAAGCATGAGCATTTTACTAgagataatgataataatatccTTTACACTGTTAAGATTTCCTTGAGGGATGCGTTAACAGGGTATTCGTCTAACATAACAGTACCTGTTCCTACTCTAGATCATAGAGTAGTAAATGTGCCTTTAAATGATATTGTGAAGCCAGGAAGCAAGAAGAGAATTAAAGGGGAGGGGCTTCCTCTGCCAAAAATTCCTGGACAAAGGATGGACATGCTTGTCACATTTGAAGTGGTGTTCCCTTCACGTCTGGCTCCAGCAAATGTAGATGCTCTGCGTAACATATTGCCACCTTAA
- the LOC5518853 gene encoding short-chain collagen C4 isoform X1 translates to MRAWVWRLVQTVLLSGYLTAQFALYTRLNSRLNEALVRIHKLEVLLQPSEGAQVAYTSFLNKQTDTNVQYSKRKVDSHDHVRLRRESAKAKQPDLDVIYERLKALESSISENITISRPVPLCPQGPQGLPGRDGLPGKAGLPCRDGAMGPPGRDGRPGASGRDGMPGRDGSPGRDGQLGRPGVPGRNGVDGQKGDRGDMGPPGHPGPPGVRGRRGKRGPPGPPNGGATPHPGAMPTPSGEPPDKGGAVYTRWGRADCPGTGTKLVYTGFVAGSTTKRSGGGSDYLCMPYQPFYARAPNLANSRAHLYGVEYGKVEDVFLRVPGRPRDMTYHGVPCAVCRTISRPSMIMVPARYVCPNKAWTREYHGYLMSPSSNSTRAQFVCVDADAGIVRRSPGVLPQMAALLTPVQGKCGALPCPRYRQDWDLTCAVCTA, encoded by the exons ATGCGTGCTTGGGTATGGAGGCTTGTTCAGACTGTGTTGCTGTCGGGCTATCTAACTGCGCAGTTTGCTCTTTACACTCGACTGAACTCTCGTCTTAACGAGGCTCTGGTGCGAATTCATAAACTGGAAGTGTTGTTACAGCCAAGCGAGGGCGCCCAAGTTGCGTATACCTCGTTTTTGAACAAACAAACGGACACTAATGTTCAATATAGCAAGCGGAAAGTTGATTCTCACGACCATGTTCGGTTACGGAGAGAATCTGCCAAAGCGAAGCAGCCGGACTTGGATGTGATTTACGAGCGACTCAAAGCTCTCGAAAGTAG CATATCAGAGAACATAACGATATCAAGACCAGTGCCCCTGTGTCCACAGGGACCCCAAGGGCTCCCCGGTCGCGATGGACTCCCTGGAAAGGCCGGGTTACCCTGCAGAGATGGGGCTATGGGACCTCCAGGGAGAGACG GTAGACCTGGCGCAAGTGGTCGTGATGGTATGCCAGGTAGAGATGGGAGTCCAGGAAGAGACGGACAGTTAGGGAGGCCAGGTGTGCCGG GCAGAAATGGTGTCGATGGACAGAAGGGAGATCGAGGTGATATGGGACCCCCTGGTCATCCCGGCCCACCAGGGGTGAGGGGAAGGAGAGGGAAGCGAGGCCCCCCTGGCCCACCAAATGGGGGTGCTACACCCCATCCTGGAGCCATGCCCACCCCATCCGGGGAGCCGCCTGATAAAGGAGGGGCAGTCTATACACGATGGGGAAGAGCTGATTGCCCCGGAACTGGCACCAAACTTGTTTATACAG GATTCGTTGCTGGATCGACAACAAAACGCTCTGGAGGAGGATCGGACTACCTGTGTATGCCCTATCAACCGTTCTACGCACGCGCGCCAAATCTTGCCAATTCTCGGGCTCACTTATACGGGGTTGAGTACGGAAAGGTTGAGGACGTATTTCTTAGGGTACCCGGACGCCCAAGGGACATGACGTACCACGGGGTCCCCTGCGCTGTGTGCCGCACTATTTCACGTCCCTCGATGATTATGGTTCCTGCTCGTTATGTATGCCCAAATAAGGCATGGACGCGTGAATACCATGGCTACCTTATGTCGCCCAGCTCAAATAGCACGCGTGCGCAGTTCGTGTGTGTGGATGCTGACGCTGGGATTGTCCGCCGCTCCCCGGGGGTACTCCCCCAGATGGCGGCTTTGCTCACCCCCGTGCAGGGGAAGTGTGGGGCACTGCCATGTCCCAGATACAGACAGGATTGGGATCTGACATGTGCAGTCTGCACTGCTTAA
- the LOC5518853 gene encoding short-chain collagen C4 isoform X2, which produces MRAWVWRLVQTVLLSGYLTAQFALYTRLNSRLNEALVRIHKLEVLLQPSEGAQVAYTSFLNKQTDTNVQYSKRKVDSHDHVRLRRESAKAKQPDLDVIYERLKALESSISENITISRPVPLCPQGPQGLPGRDGLPGKAGLPCRDGAMGPPGRDGRPGASGRDGMPGRDGSPGRDGQLGRPGVPGRNGVDGQKGDRGDMGPPGHPGPPGVRGRRGKRGPPGPPNGGATPHPGAMPTPSGEPPDKGGAVYTRWGRADCPGTGTKLVYTGFVAGSTTKRSGGGSDYLCMPYQPFYARAPNLANSRAHLYGVEYGKVEDVFLRVPGRPRDMTYHGVPCAVCRTISRPSMIMVPARYVCPNKAWTREYHGYLMSPSSNSTRAQFVCVDADAGIVRRSPGVLPQMAALLTPVQGKCGALPCPRYRQDWDLTCAVCTA; this is translated from the exons ATGCGTGCTTGGGTATGGAGGCTTGTTCAGACTGTGTTGCTGTCGGGCTATCTAACTGCGCAGTTTGCTCTTTACACTCGACTGAACTCTCGTCTTAACGAGGCTCTGGTGCGAATTCATAAACTGGAAGTGTTGTTACAGCCAAGCGAGGGCGCCCAAGTTGCGTATACCTCGTTTTTGAACAAACAAACGGACACTAATGTTCAATATAGCAAGCGGAAAGTTGATTCTCACGACCATGTTCGGTTACGGAGAGAATCTGCCAAAGCGAAGCAGCCGGACTTGGATGTGATTTACGAGCGACTCAAAGCTCTCGAAAGTAG CATATCAGAGAACATAACGATATCAAGACCAGTGCCCCTGTGTCCACAGGGACCCCAAGGGCTCCCCGGTCGCGATGGACTCCCTGGAAAGGCCGGGTTACCCTGCAGAGATGGGGCTATGGGACCTCCAGGGAGAGACG GTAGACCTGGCGCAAGTGGTCGTGATGGTATGCCAGGTAGAGATGGGAGTCCAGGAAGAGACGGACAGTTAGGGAGGCCAGGTGTGCCGGGTAG AAATGGTGTCGATGGACAGAAGGGAGATCGAGGTGATATGGGACCCCCTGGTCATCCCGGCCCACCAGGGGTGAGGGGAAGGAGAGGGAAGCGAGGCCCCCCTGGCCCACCAAATGGGGGTGCTACACCCCATCCTGGAGCCATGCCCACCCCATCCGGGGAGCCGCCTGATAAAGGAGGGGCAGTCTATACACGATGGGGAAGAGCTGATTGCCCCGGAACTGGCACCAAACTTGTTTATACAG GATTCGTTGCTGGATCGACAACAAAACGCTCTGGAGGAGGATCGGACTACCTGTGTATGCCCTATCAACCGTTCTACGCACGCGCGCCAAATCTTGCCAATTCTCGGGCTCACTTATACGGGGTTGAGTACGGAAAGGTTGAGGACGTATTTCTTAGGGTACCCGGACGCCCAAGGGACATGACGTACCACGGGGTCCCCTGCGCTGTGTGCCGCACTATTTCACGTCCCTCGATGATTATGGTTCCTGCTCGTTATGTATGCCCAAATAAGGCATGGACGCGTGAATACCATGGCTACCTTATGTCGCCCAGCTCAAATAGCACGCGTGCGCAGTTCGTGTGTGTGGATGCTGACGCTGGGATTGTCCGCCGCTCCCCGGGGGTACTCCCCCAGATGGCGGCTTTGCTCACCCCCGTGCAGGGGAAGTGTGGGGCACTGCCATGTCCCAGATACAGACAGGATTGGGATCTGACATGTGCAGTCTGCACTGCTTAA